ACATCTATATTACTGACCTAGTGCTCTATTGAGCTGCCTTGATCCAACCTCTTACCTGCTTGTTACTACCTTAATAGTGTTAGCTACAGAAAGAACAAGATGGACAAAGACCAAAGGGACCACAAACTTGTCAGGATGATGTTGCTTTGTTCGAATTGATATAGACTAACTCATAATCTGACATTGGAACTCAAAAGTGGTATGCCCCAACACAGTTCACAGGCTGAGACGTGATTCGGTGTCACCGTCTTTGTGGAGCTGAATGCGACAGTGCAGGAGTCAAGCCAATGAATGGTTGCGATCACTCGGGCAGGAAGGCTGTACGttcttttgtctttgttctGGCTGCCAGGTTCAGGCCAGCAGCCACTCAGATTAGCGGAAGATAGTACCGAGAAGTGGTCAGTGAGCCGAAAGGCCACTGAAAGGGCCCCTAGTTTAGCCATTGAACAGCCTGGGAACAGCGGCCAGCCCGCCTGGCAGGTTCCTGTCTCCGGCCGTTTTCCTGACGGGACTGACAACCGACAGACCCACCTCACCAGAATGCCTTGTCTTTCAGGCTCAAATCACCCTCTGCCTCTCCCTCATTCCAAACACTCCACACAGTCCACACCTCACCTCTCGCCCCCGACCCTGATTCAACCTCTGACATCCTAACCCAACATCGCCCTATTCGACGCCAAAACCCTCGCTCTGCGCAAGCACCATTCGCCCCATTTCTCCTAAAAAATCGTCGATTCCTTTCCTCGAACTCTGCAAAGACCACTGCAAAACTATTATCTGCCCGCGCGGCGCCGGCTCCGCTCACCGAGTCCCCGAGGAAAACCCAGTGCAGTGCATGACGTTCGGCTGAAGAGAGGAGCGGAGCGAAGGACTTCTCGTCGACGACCGGCGCGACTCTCGCCCACAAATCTCCCTTGCGGAGTCGTCCACGATGTCGTTCCATCCTCAGACTCCCCAGAGCCCATCGCAATTCTCCTCCGGGACCTCGGAGCCCGTGTTAAGCGTGACAACCTCAATGACCTCCACAGCCACGCCAACCACCTTGCCGACTCCCGCCCACAGCGTCACTGGAAGCGCCCATCACGACCTTGCAATGACCGACGACTCTCCCCACAAGCGGAAGCGCTCTGTGGATGACAGCGGCGACCGcgagcagaagaaggttcACACCGAGGAAAGCAAGCTGGGCATTGAGGACCTGCATCTCGATGTGGGGAAGAAATACCTTCTTTGCCAGACTCCTCATCCAGAATCATTACCGCGCGTCTCGGAAGATCTTTATGACATGTTCAACCTCAGTGGGCTCGCCGCCGAAGTAGCCCGGGAGAAGCCAAACGGAGAAAAGAACGCATTACGTTCATCTTACACAGGCCATATGAAGAACTTAGGTATTGCTGGCAACTGGAAAGTGCGAGTAACAGACAAGGACTCTAACACCGAGAAACCTGACTTTTTCGACATCCTGCACATGCCCGATGAGGATTGGGACAACACGATAGTTAAGGGTCAAAACATCAAACACGGGCTATCACAAGCAAGTCTCTCCGCCCTCGGACGAGCAGTCACCATGGCCAAGGGACCTATAGGCAAGAAGGACTGGGACATCTCAAGATTAGGACTTCAGTCACCCGGCCTGGATTCAAAGCAAACTTCATCGGCGAGACCCACCGCTCCCAACACTCCGCTCAACGTACCTGGCGCAGTAGGACGACTAAAGGCTCAGGGGCCCTCAGCAAACGATCCCAACCGACCAAAGCGTAACGTGAAGAAGCGAACATATGGTGATAGCAGTTTCGAGGGCTATGGTGAAGGTTACCCTGACGATGACACAGCCGTGGAAGGAGGCTACTCAACGGGAGAGGGAGAAGGCGGCCAGAAGCGACGCAAGAAGAACCCGGGAAACACCTCGCCATACCCGAGTGCTATGCGCCAGCAAAGCTACGGCCCTGGCATGGTGGGCGCATGAAATATCTTGACGGTAGATGCCCAGTCATGTCTCATGTTTCACGACTTGTATACACACTATGAAACGATTCCAACAGGCTCTTGTTCCCTGGGTCTCGTACACGCCACACAAACAAAAAAATCTCGGTGCTACTTGCTTTGACAGC
This genomic stretch from Fusarium oxysporum f. sp. lycopersici 4287 chromosome 5, whole genome shotgun sequence harbors:
- a CDS encoding hypothetical protein (At least one base has a quality score < 10); the protein is MSFHPQTPQSPSQFSSGTSEPVLSVTTSMTSTATPTTLPTPAHSVTGSAHHDLAMTDDSPHKRKRSVDDSGDREQKKVHTEESKLGIEDLHLDVGKKYLLCQTPHPESLPRVSEDLYDMFNLSGLAAEVAREKPNGEKNALRSSYTGHMKNLGIAGNWKVRVTDKDSNTEKPDFFDILHMPDEDWDNTIVKGQNIKHGLSQASLSALGRAVTMAKGPIGKKDWDISRLGLQSPGLDSKQTSSARPTAPNTPLNVPGAVGRLKAQGPSANDPNRPKRNVKKRTYGDSSFEGYGEGYPDDDTAVEGGYSTGEGEGGQKRRKKNPGNTSPYPSAMRQQSYGPGMVGA